The proteins below come from a single Nostoc sp. KVJ3 genomic window:
- a CDS encoding S8 family peptidase: MSLDDVNNTLLSNKRLNATSISSLDSFNTRDNYSLSLSRRSSYNSDDSDVQLLNNGDYKNSNNAINNAFRTESYNSINGYGLINAAAAVAKATNQNTFADVPDLGGNNWGADLVKAPEVWAQGYTGKGVVVAVLDTGVDYNHEDLKNNIWTNTKEIPGNGIDDDGNGYVDDVSGWNFADKNNNILDKNGHGTHVSGTIAGENNNYGVTGIAYDAKIMPVKVLNDSGSGSYSSISKGIRYAVNNGANVINLSLGGTSSNRTLESAINYASSKGVIVVMAAGNDGDSSPGYPARYASKSGIAVGAVDRNNNMPDFSNRSGTNEISYVTAPGVKVYSSVPNNQYATYSGTSMATPHVAGVVALMLSANHNLTDAQVRQIVTETAGNSTQSTNSSLNISNVSSLGSQAMSMTSYAYGDATENNRQTLISGLKISNVSSLAKQVISDNNLLAINAQTANYLTSQTFSSFNSSNFASVIGQVITGTAKYLTPETIANFNNSGVVSVIGRAITETAKYVTPGIINSFNNYDFASAIAQVMSNDKLLGIYTETAKYLTSSEVSKELGNPQLWSQFPNYKNILSNINVDQNNLDLGKLLEGMQKQIEQYKKFFGIA; the protein is encoded by the coding sequence ATGTCCCTTGATGACGTTAATAACACTTTGCTATCAAATAAGCGGCTCAATGCTACTTCAATTTCTTCATTAGATAGCTTTAATACAAGGGATAATTATAGCCTCAGCTTAAGCAGACGTAGTAGCTATAACTCAGATGATTCTGATGTGCAGTTGCTCAATAATGGTGACTATAAAAATAGCAATAATGCTATAAATAATGCTTTTAGGACGGAAAGTTATAACTCCATCAATGGCTATGGTTTAATTAATGCAGCCGCAGCAGTGGCTAAAGCTACTAATCAGAATACCTTTGCTGATGTTCCCGATCTTGGTGGCAATAATTGGGGAGCAGACCTTGTTAAAGCACCAGAAGTTTGGGCACAAGGATACACGGGCAAAGGGGTTGTTGTCGCTGTTTTAGATACTGGGGTTGACTATAACCACGAGGATTTAAAAAATAATATCTGGACGAATACCAAAGAAATTCCAGGTAACGGTATAGATGATGATGGTAATGGCTATGTTGATGATGTTTCCGGCTGGAACTTCGCTGATAAAAACAACAACATCCTAGATAAAAATGGTCATGGTACTCATGTTTCCGGCACGATCGCAGGAGAAAATAATAACTACGGTGTCACTGGTATTGCTTATGATGCCAAGATTATGCCTGTCAAAGTTTTGAATGACTCTGGTTCTGGTTCCTATAGTTCCATTTCTAAAGGTATTCGCTACGCTGTGAATAATGGAGCTAATGTGATTAACCTCAGTTTAGGAGGCACATCTTCCAATCGTACTCTAGAGTCAGCCATTAACTATGCCAGCAGCAAAGGAGTGATTGTCGTCATGGCAGCAGGTAATGATGGTGATTCATCACCAGGCTATCCTGCCCGCTATGCATCCAAGTCGGGAATTGCTGTTGGGGCAGTAGATAGAAACAATAATATGCCCGATTTCTCTAACCGCTCTGGAACGAATGAAATCTCTTATGTTACAGCCCCAGGAGTTAAAGTCTATTCATCAGTTCCAAATAATCAATATGCCACTTATAGCGGCACTTCTATGGCGACTCCCCATGTTGCTGGTGTAGTTGCGCTGATGCTTAGTGCTAACCACAATTTGACTGATGCTCAAGTACGTCAGATTGTCACAGAAACCGCAGGAAATAGTACACAAAGTACAAACTCTAGTTTAAATATTTCTAATGTCAGTTCTCTGGGGAGTCAGGCGATGTCTATGACTAGCTACGCTTATGGAGACGCAACGGAAAATAATAGACAAACTCTAATTTCTGGTTTAAAGATTTCTAATGTCAGTTCTCTGGCAAAGCAGGTGATTTCTGACAACAACTTACTAGCTATAAATGCACAAACCGCCAACTATCTGACATCACAGACATTTTCTAGTTTTAATAGTTCTAATTTTGCTTCTGTTATAGGTCAGGTAATTACTGGAACGGCAAAATATCTCACACCAGAGACTATCGCTAATTTTAATAATTCTGGTGTTGTTTCTGTGATTGGTCGGGCAATTACAGAAACAGCAAAATATGTCACACCAGGAATTATTAATAGTTTTAATAATTATGATTTTGCTTCTGCGATCGCTCAGGTGATGTCTAACGACAAGCTGCTAGGCATTTACACAGAAACAGCAAAATATCTGACATCATCTGAAGTTAGTAAAGAATTAGGCAATCCACAATTATGGTCGCAATTCCCAAACTATAAGAATATTCTGAGCAACATCAATGTAGATCAGAATAATCTTGATTTGGGAAAACTGCTAGAGGGAATGCAAAAGCAAATTGAGCAGTATAAAAAATTCTTTGGTATAGCTTGA
- a CDS encoding S1 RNA-binding domain-containing protein produces MNSESKLSQTANSSFTMDDFAKALEKHDYQFQKGQVVHGKVFQLDHDGAYVDIGGKSSAFLPRDEASLRAVTDLSEVLPLQEEMQFLIIRDQDAEGQVTLSRKQLEIQHIWERLAEMQENAQTVQVRVMGVNKGGVTVDILSLRGFIPRSHLAERDNLEALKGQNLTVGFLEINKNTNKLILSQRLATRSSNFSLLELGQLVEGKITGIKPFGVFVDLNGMGALLHIKQVSQKFIDSLEKVFQVGQPIKAVIIDLDEGKGRVALSTRVLENFPGEVLENMDEVMASAEARANRANNKAAE; encoded by the coding sequence ATGAATTCCGAATCGAAACTTTCTCAAACAGCCAATTCGTCATTTACAATGGACGATTTTGCCAAGGCATTAGAAAAACACGACTACCAGTTTCAAAAGGGACAGGTTGTACATGGCAAAGTGTTCCAACTTGACCATGATGGAGCTTATGTCGATATTGGTGGCAAGTCGTCAGCTTTTCTACCGCGCGATGAGGCTTCTTTGAGAGCAGTTACCGATTTATCGGAAGTGCTGCCATTGCAAGAGGAAATGCAGTTTTTGATTATCCGAGATCAAGATGCGGAAGGTCAAGTCACCCTTTCTCGCAAGCAGTTAGAAATTCAGCACATCTGGGAACGATTAGCCGAAATGCAGGAAAATGCTCAGACTGTGCAAGTACGGGTTATGGGTGTGAATAAAGGTGGTGTCACCGTCGATATTCTTTCTTTGCGGGGGTTTATTCCGCGATCGCACCTGGCCGAGCGTGATAACTTAGAAGCACTCAAAGGTCAAAATCTGACTGTGGGCTTTTTGGAAATTAATAAAAACACCAACAAACTCATCCTTTCTCAGCGTTTAGCAACTCGTTCTAGCAACTTCAGCTTGTTAGAACTAGGTCAATTAGTAGAAGGTAAAATTACTGGCATCAAACCTTTTGGTGTGTTTGTCGATTTAAATGGTATGGGAGCTTTGCTTCATATCAAACAGGTAAGCCAAAAATTCATCGATTCTCTAGAAAAGGTATTTCAAGTTGGTCAGCCAATTAAAGCTGTAATTATTGACTTGGATGAAGGTAAAGGGCGGGTTGCTCTTTCTACCAGAGTTTTGGAAAACTTCCCTGGTGAAGTGCTAGAAAATATGGATGAGGTGATGGCTTCGGCTGAGGCGCGTGCTAATAGGGCGAATAACAAAGCTGCTGAATAG
- a CDS encoding HlyD family secretion protein, whose protein sequence is MKSSLAVNAAQARQTKERFAQPEEQLTYELGKAVQELPPLYTRLLAGTMSVIVFGAIAWANFSQIDEVATAPGELIASTQVRPVTSLGGGSIVAVKVQEGDRVTKGQILIQKDPDLQKTDVSRLAKSTRLIQDDLQRLDAERTGGKTTGTKVQDELLNSRLQDFQARQAAAEAEANRQVAIINQAKVRLTRLQDNLVNAKTNVANAQTNLVNADSIRIKIESNLTLAQQREKSLRTLITPGAVPRVDYLDAQEKLTRAKTEITRSQDEVTNAQNKITEAQDKVTSLEKDIAAQAQEIQQAEQAYNAARNQTQRVVSERQSEILTQFNKRKEELTTVQGQLEQARKQQALETIEAPVAGTIYRVKATKGPVQSGEELLSILPEGEEMLLEVKVLNRDIGFIRQGMKAKVKMATFPFQEFGIVEGEVVQVSPNAIVDKELGLVFPTRIKLNKHSVNVRGQEVEFTPGMSATGEIVTRKKSILTFITEPVTRRFNEAFSVR, encoded by the coding sequence ATGAAATCTTCCCTAGCTGTAAATGCTGCTCAAGCACGTCAGACAAAAGAGCGATTCGCCCAACCAGAGGAACAACTTACTTATGAATTGGGGAAGGCGGTACAGGAATTGCCACCCTTGTACACGAGATTATTAGCGGGAACGATGAGCGTCATCGTATTTGGAGCGATCGCTTGGGCGAATTTCTCCCAAATAGATGAAGTAGCAACAGCACCAGGGGAATTAATTGCTTCCACACAGGTAAGACCGGTGACATCTTTGGGTGGAGGATCAATTGTCGCCGTCAAAGTGCAAGAAGGCGATCGCGTTACTAAAGGTCAAATTCTGATTCAAAAAGATCCAGACTTGCAAAAAACCGATGTTTCTCGCCTAGCCAAATCGACTAGATTGATTCAGGACGATTTGCAACGTTTAGATGCAGAACGCACCGGAGGTAAAACTACTGGGACAAAAGTCCAAGATGAACTTTTAAACTCCCGCCTACAAGACTTTCAAGCTCGTCAAGCAGCAGCCGAAGCAGAAGCAAATCGGCAAGTAGCAATCATCAATCAAGCCAAAGTCCGTTTGACTCGGTTACAAGACAACTTAGTTAATGCTAAAACCAACGTTGCCAATGCTCAAACCAACCTTGTCAACGCAGATAGCATTCGGATCAAAATTGAAAGTAATTTGACCCTTGCTCAACAAAGGGAAAAAAGCCTACGTACCCTAATTACTCCCGGTGCTGTACCTCGTGTAGATTACTTGGATGCCCAAGAAAAACTAACTCGCGCAAAGACAGAAATCACTAGATCCCAAGATGAAGTTACTAACGCCCAGAATAAAATCACAGAGGCTCAAGATAAAGTTACATCATTAGAAAAAGATATTGCTGCCCAAGCCCAAGAAATTCAACAAGCAGAACAAGCTTACAACGCTGCACGCAATCAGACTCAGAGGGTAGTATCAGAACGCCAAAGTGAAATTTTGACCCAGTTCAACAAACGTAAAGAAGAATTGACAACTGTTCAAGGGCAATTAGAGCAAGCGAGGAAGCAGCAAGCTTTAGAAACGATTGAGGCTCCTGTTGCTGGTACGATTTACAGAGTTAAAGCCACTAAGGGGCCAGTGCAATCAGGTGAGGAATTGCTGTCAATTTTGCCAGAAGGAGAAGAAATGCTTCTAGAGGTGAAAGTTCTCAACCGCGATATTGGGTTTATTCGTCAAGGAATGAAGGCAAAAGTGAAAATGGCCACTTTCCCCTTCCAGGAATTTGGCATTGTGGAGGGTGAAGTCGTCCAAGTAAGTCCGAATGCAATTGTTGATAAAGAATTGGGGTTAGTTTTTCCTACCAGAATTAAGCTAAATAAACACTCAGTTAACGTGCGGGGTCAAGAAGTCGAATTTACACCAGGGATGTCTGCTACAGGTGAAATTGTCACTCGTAAAAAGTCAATTTTGACATTCATTACTGAGCCTGTAACACGGCGGTTCAACGAGGCATTTTCAGTTAGGTAG
- a CDS encoding SDR family oxidoreductase, whose amino-acid sequence MFLVTGATGGIGRRIVRLLRQREQSVRAFVRLSSRYSELEHRGAEIFIGDLLQEKDIQKASQGVKYIISAHGSDSDALSLDYRANIELIDQAKANGVEYFVFISVLGADRGYEDAPVFKAKRAVERYLAASGLNYTILRPSGLASNLLPLVERFRETGLYLLIGDRKNRTSIVSTDDLARIVVDSVTVEGARNQILPVGGPEILLREDIPRIFGRIFAKEAVIINSPLFVIDGLQGALSLFNPQIQKALGTYRTLLANEFFCTKDEIANLEAIFNFQLETLENFLRRYLAV is encoded by the coding sequence ATGTTTCTAGTAACTGGAGCAACAGGAGGAATCGGTCGCAGAATTGTGCGACTTCTACGGCAACGAGAACAATCTGTGCGGGCATTTGTCCGCCTTAGCTCGCGCTACAGCGAGTTAGAACACCGGGGCGCAGAAATCTTTATCGGTGATTTGCTACAAGAAAAAGATATTCAAAAAGCTAGTCAAGGTGTGAAGTATATTATCAGCGCCCACGGTTCTGATAGCGATGCTCTATCTTTAGATTATCGCGCCAACATTGAACTGATTGACCAAGCAAAAGCTAATGGCGTAGAGTACTTTGTCTTTATTTCCGTGCTGGGAGCCGATCGCGGATATGAAGACGCTCCTGTATTCAAAGCCAAACGAGCGGTAGAGCGATATTTGGCAGCTAGTGGCTTAAATTACACAATTTTACGCCCATCTGGATTAGCATCTAACTTGCTGCCACTGGTAGAACGATTTCGGGAAACAGGATTGTATTTGCTGATTGGCGATCGCAAAAACCGCACCTCAATTGTCAGTACCGATGATTTGGCAAGGATAGTAGTGGATTCTGTGACTGTTGAAGGCGCTCGTAACCAGATTTTACCAGTGGGAGGGCCCGAGATTTTATTACGAGAAGATATTCCCCGAATTTTTGGTCGGATCTTCGCTAAAGAAGCAGTAATAATTAACTCACCACTATTTGTTATTGATGGGTTACAAGGTGCATTGAGTTTATTTAATCCCCAAATCCAAAAAGCTTTGGGAACCTATCGGACACTGCTAGCAAATGAATTTTTCTGTACAAAAGATGAAATTGCCAATTTAGAAGCGATTTTTAACTTCCAGTTAGAGACATTAGAAAACTTTTTGCGGCGCTATTTAGCAGTTTGA
- a CDS encoding fatty acid desaturase family protein translates to MNISTEETLFHQKIYAKELRSLIPPEAFIPDPSKLVILFINLAILILGWMIAARLDCWSPYFLWLYLPLTIIMGNSVVVLLFSSHDLMHGSVIKNPRLIYIIGFLGLTMLWMPPTLWKAVHNRVHHNHTNDLSDPDRNYLYEQSPTWGKWIQDLFVPSTEVNPIWFTIGLTSAWGVHTFRNLTSVLFFNNKSVDYVPAAFTVSAKDRRAIAGELLMIIIIHLSILTYLQFEPIKLILGYFLPIGIGYAGVMFYIYTNHLLCRMTSVNDPLINSMSLRVYKIFDLLHLNFSYHTEHHIFPGMNSDYYPLVRDLLETHYPERFNLLNAGEAWYLLLQTPRHYKDENTLTDWSGEKSVTCPTSDN, encoded by the coding sequence ATGAATATTAGTACCGAAGAAACACTCTTTCACCAGAAAATATATGCAAAAGAATTACGTTCCCTCATTCCACCTGAAGCATTTATCCCCGATCCAAGTAAGTTAGTTATTTTGTTCATTAATCTGGCAATTTTGATTTTAGGCTGGATGATAGCGGCTCGACTCGATTGCTGGTCGCCATATTTTTTATGGCTTTATCTACCTCTAACTATCATTATGGGCAATAGTGTGGTTGTCTTACTATTTAGTTCCCACGATCTGATGCATGGTAGCGTGATTAAAAATCCTCGGTTAATCTATATCATTGGCTTTCTAGGGCTAACCATGTTGTGGATGCCGCCAACGTTGTGGAAAGCAGTTCATAACCGAGTACATCATAATCACACTAATGATTTGAGCGACCCGGATCGTAATTATTTATATGAACAGTCTCCCACTTGGGGAAAATGGATTCAGGATTTATTTGTGCCTTCTACTGAAGTCAATCCGATATGGTTCACAATAGGATTAACTTCAGCTTGGGGAGTGCATACTTTTCGGAATCTGACATCTGTTCTATTTTTTAATAATAAATCTGTCGATTATGTACCTGCTGCATTTACAGTTAGTGCTAAAGATCGTCGAGCGATCGCAGGGGAATTATTGATGATTATAATAATTCATCTAAGTATCCTAACCTATCTCCAATTTGAACCCATAAAACTCATCCTTGGTTACTTTTTACCTATTGGAATTGGTTATGCTGGAGTAATGTTTTATATTTACACAAATCATTTACTTTGTAGAATGACCAGCGTTAACGATCCACTGATTAATAGTATGTCTCTTCGGGTTTATAAAATATTTGACCTGTTGCATTTAAATTTTTCTTACCATACTGAACATCACATTTTTCCAGGAATGAACTCTGACTATTATCCTCTGGTTAGGGATTTGTTAGAAACTCACTATCCTGAGCGTTTTAATTTATTGAATGCCGGGGAAGCTTGGTACTTGCTGCTACAAACTCCTCGGCATTATAAGGATGAAAATACTCTTACAGATTGGTCAGGAGAAAAGTCTGTTACCTGTCCTACGAGCGACAATTAA
- a CDS encoding dienelactone hydrolase family protein yields MTEQAIITTTVNLLQDNIQVSAYLAEPKEPGTYPGIVVLQEIFGVNVHIRDVTERIAKLGYVAIAPALFQRTAPGFETGYTPEDIETGRGYAMKTQASELLSDIQSAIDYLKNLPQVKKDSFGCIGFCFGGHVAYLAATLPDIKATASFYGAGITARTPGGGSPTVTRTREIPGTLYAFFGKEDASIPPEQVDEIEKELEKYKIPHRVFRYDGSEHGFFCNLRASYNPKAAADAWEQVKQLFGQLN; encoded by the coding sequence ATGACAGAGCAAGCAATAATTACCACAACGGTTAATCTTTTGCAAGATAATATTCAAGTGTCTGCTTATCTAGCAGAGCCAAAAGAACCTGGAACTTACCCAGGAATCGTGGTATTACAAGAGATTTTTGGTGTTAACGTTCATATACGGGATGTTACAGAACGGATTGCCAAACTTGGGTATGTTGCGATCGCACCTGCACTTTTTCAACGCACTGCTCCTGGCTTTGAAACTGGATACACACCCGAAGATATTGAAACGGGTAGAGGTTACGCCATGAAAACTCAAGCATCAGAGTTATTGAGCGATATTCAATCAGCAATTGACTACCTCAAAAATCTGCCTCAAGTCAAAAAAGATAGTTTTGGCTGTATTGGCTTCTGCTTTGGCGGTCATGTTGCATATCTTGCAGCCACCTTACCAGATATTAAAGCTACGGCTTCCTTCTACGGTGCTGGAATTACCGCTCGCACGCCAGGAGGCGGCTCTCCCACCGTTACCCGCACCAGAGAAATTCCTGGCACTCTCTATGCCTTCTTTGGTAAAGAAGATGCTAGCATTCCACCCGAACAAGTAGATGAGATTGAAAAAGAGTTAGAAAAATATAAAATTCCTCATCGTGTGTTTCGCTACGATGGATCTGAACACGGATTTTTCTGTAACCTTCGTGCCAGTTATAATCCTAAAGCGGCAGCCGATGCTTGGGAGCAAGTAAAACAACTTTTTGGTCAACTGAACTAA